AGAAAATTTTAATCATCATTTAGGAAATATTGAAAAAAAAAAGTTAGAGAAAGATATTTTATCTGTTTATCAAGAAGAAATAAAATACATTGGAAATTCTAAGATTTTTGTTTGTAAAGATGATTATAAAGGTATAACAGGTGCTATACGAGTTTTAAAGTGGAATTATATTGACAAGTTACCAATTGAGAGTATTTTTGGAATAGATCCTTTAATGGTTGTTGAAGATAGAGATTTGCATGAAATATGGCATATAGGTCGTTTTGCAATTAAAAAAGGAGTGAATGACCCCAACTTGTTTAAAAAGTTAATGGTATGTGCTATTTCACCTATTTGTAAACATAAAGGTAATATAGCTTTTGCTGAATGTGATAGTAAGTTGTTACGAATACTAATGTTGTTAGGAATAAAACCAAACATAGTTGGAGAGTCAATTAATTATTTAGGTTCTGAGACAATTCCTATAAGCTTACCTTATGAAGGGCTCATTGAATTCTATGAAAGAAATAAAGATCTAATTTTAAATAACAAGCTACTCTAAAGCTGAATATAAAATTAAAAACTACCCTTTTGTGTAGCTTTCCCCTTTTTTTTCCATACTATATTTACCCCGTTCTAATTGAGAAATAATAAAAGAAATCCCTTGTGACAGGGAGTAGCGAAGCTGTGTTTCGCATTTATATGTTATGATGAAATTTGATTGTGGTTGGTACGTACTGTATGTTAAATCTTGCTGGGAAAAAAAAGTTCATGAATCTCTAAAGGAGATCTCTTTAGAGTCATTTTTACCTCAGGTGAAAACAGTTAAGCAATGGAGCGATAGAAAAAAAGTTACAATGAAACCATTATTTCCTTCTTATGTGTTTGTATATATCAATTCATCTTTAGGTTTTCATAAGGCATTATCTGTAAACGGAGCTTTCTCTTACATTCGTTTTGGAAAAGAATATGCTAGAGTGCAAGAAAAAGAAATTAATCAAATAAAGCTTTTGACTGGAGATGAAAGTATTGAAGGAATAGAGATAACTTCACATCGCCCCAAAGTAGGAGAAATAAAAAAAATAACTTATGGGCCTTTAAAAGGGTTAAGTTGTGAAATCATTAAAGCGTATAATCATAAAAAAATTATTGTGAGGATTGATTCATTGCAACAGAATATTATGGCAACAATTCCTTTATGTGTCCTTGAGGAATAAATCATAAATATAGATTTAGAAGTCTAGAAAAAAACTACCTTTTTAAAGGTATAAAAACAAGTTGTATTTGTAATATGAAACAGCAAACATAGGCTTGTTTAAAGAAAATAAATAGCTAGGTTTTTGTTAATTATTACTACTAAAAGAAATTTTAGTGATGATAATTAATGCTCTTTCAATTAGTAAAAACAGCTAAAAACAGTTTTAATTTATTATCCAATATTGCTTTTACTTTATTCTGAAATACAAGAAGCAAAACAAGAATTTCTATTAGATATTTATTTAGGTATTTTCCCAAATTCGTATAAAGAAAGGCTTTTAAGATATCAGAGATGGCAAGATATCCAGTTGTCTCTTTTAGGGAGGTTATTGGTAAAAGAAGGGTTGTCTTATTTTGGTAAGAAAGTAGATTTTAGTGAGTTGATGTTTAATGAATATGACAAGCCCTATTTCCAAAATAACAGTATACAATTTAATATATCCCATTCAGGGGAACTAGTTGCTGCTATTTTTACAAATGAGCAAGTGGATATAGGTATTGATATAGAAAAATCACATGATATAAAAGTAGCTGAATTTAAGAGTCAAATGACTCCATACGAAGAACAGAAAATATTTAATTCAGAATATCCACAACAAGAGTTTTTTAAATATTGGACACAAAAAGAAGCGGTTTTAAAGGCAATGGGAAAAGGGTTGTCAATTCCGTTAAAATCATTTGAAGTAAAAAATAATATAACACATATTGATGATAGAGCATTTTTTGTTTCAAAGATAGACCTAGAAAAAGAATATATCTGTCATATATCTAAAAGCGAAGAGTTTAATAACAAGGAAATTATAGTAAGGAAAATTAGTATTGAAGAGTTCCTTAATATGAAAAATATTATTACCCCATAAGTATTATAAATAAGTTATACACATCACATTGGATACTATCAAACAACAAATAATACAAGATTATTGGTCTCGAAAGATTGAAGAGATTGGTGTTATAAATGATTTAAATTTTAAAGCGGATTCTAAAATAGAGGAAACTATAAATTTAGAGAGAATACCATATTTTTTTAAAGTTTCTAATGCAAATAAACTTGTTGAGTATACAATTTTGCAAAGCCTATTTAACGCTTTGTTAAACCGTTATTTTGAAGTTCAAGGATTAATATCAACAACCAACTTAAGAGATGGTGATTTATTGTTTATATCACCAAAAGAAAATAATACAAAAATTTTTAAAGAGTATCTCCATGAAGTTAAAAAAGAAATTCAAGAGGTTAATAAATACTCTAACCATCAAAAAGATAATTTTTTTGAAGGGTTAATAAAAAAGTCTCTTTATTCTTTTAGTTATAACAATTGGAATAAAGCTTCTTATTTGGAGAGAATTCCATTCAATTTATATGTTGAAAAGACTGATCAAGGCTTATTATTAAGAATTTTCTTTGATAAAAATTTTGTTGACGAGAATAAAGTTTATCGTTTTCTTAAGTCTTTCAAAAATTGGCTAATCAATTTAGAAAGTTACATTGATAAAGAAATAAGAAGCATTTCATTAGTTTCAAATGAAGACCGTTATAAAATATTAAATGACTTCAATAATACTTCTTTAGAATACAATGAAAATATCAATTTAGTATCTCTTTTTGAAAATCAAGTTCGTAAAAATCCTGAAAAAATAGCAATTAAGTTTAAAAATAAAGAGATAAGTTATCAATCATTAAATAATGAAGCTAACCGATTTGCTAGGTTTCTTCTTCAAAAGAAGGGAATACAACAAGGAGATTTAGTAGGAATAAAGTTAGAAAGAAATGAAAATTTATTGATTACAATTTTAGGAGTTTTAAAAGCTGGAGGAACTTATGTGCCTATTGACATTAATTATCCTAAGAGTAGAATTGAATATATTCAAACTGATAGTAAATCTAAATTACTAATAGATAGTATTGTTTTAAATCAGTTTGAGAAATGTGAAGAAGAGTTGTCTTCAGAGAATTTAAATTTTGAATTAGATTGTCGTTCTTTAGCTTATATTATTTACACTTCTGGAACTACAGGTAATCCTAAAGGAGTGATGATTGCTCATTTTAATGCGGTAGCTTTAATTAAATGGGCAGAGTTAGAGTTTGATAGCTCTAAATTTTCAATAGTTTTCGCTGCTACATCGCATTGTTTTGATTTATCAATATTTGAAATGTTTTATACTTTATCAATAGGTAAAAAAATAAGACTATTAAACAATGCTTTAGATATTAAAGAATATTTGAACGAACCGGAACAGATTTTAATAAATACTGTGCCTTCTGTTATGAGAAGTTTAATAAAAGAAGAAGCAGATTTAGGTAATGTGAGGGTTATTAATTTGGCGGGAGAGAAGTTTCCAGTAGATATAGCTGAAGAATTACTTCAATTTAATCATATTGAGATAAGGAATTTATACGGTCCGTCAGAAGATACTACCTACAGTACAGTGTATAAACTTTTTAAAAGCACATATAAAACAATTCCTATTGGGAAACCTATAGCAAATACAGAGGCATATGTTTTAGACGATAATTTAGAAATAGTTCCAATTGGAGTAAATGGAAAACTATATCTTTCTGGGTATGGGCTTTCTAATGGGTATTTGTATCGTGAAGATTTAACTAATGAGAAGTTTGTTGACAATCCTTTTAAAATAGGGAGTTTGATGTATGATACTGGAGATTTAGTGAGATGGAGAGAAGATGGTGTTTTAGAATTTGTAGGAAGAAAAGATAATCAGGTTAAAGTTAATGGATATAGAATTGAGCTAGAGGAAATAGAGAATGTTTTTGTCAAATATTCTAATAAGATTACTCAGGTAGTTGTTGATATAAATCAGATAAATTCAGGGAGCACTCTTACTGGGTATTATGTTGGTGAGGATCTTTTTGAGGAAGCTAAATTAAAAAGATATTTTGAAGCTAGGCTTCCTTCATATATGATTCCTAGTAATTTTATGAAATTAGAGAAGATTCCGCTAAATTCTAATGGTAAAATAGATAAGAAAGCTCTTTCAAATTTGTTAATCGAATACAGAAAAGAAAGAAAATACATAGCTCCTAAAACTACTATAGAGTTAAAAATAGTGGAGATTTGGCAAGACGTTATCGGAGTTGAAAAGATTGGAATAAACGATAGGTTTTTTGATTTGGGAGGGCATAGCTTAATGATTTCTCAAATTATAAATAAAATACATAAAGAATTAAACTTAACTATTTCTTTCAAGTTGTTTTATGAGAACCCTACAATACAAGGTTTAATAAGTAATTCGAAACATCAGAATTTTTTAACTATTGAGAGAGCATCTAAGAAAAAGTATTATGATGTAACTGCTTCCCAATTAAGGATTTGGATGTTAAGTCAGCTAAATAATGCTGAAAAAGCTTATAATGTAGCAGCAGCTGTTAAGCTATCGGGGCAATTAAATATCCAAGAATTAAGTAATGCTTTTCAACAATTAATAGACAATTATGAAATATTAAGAACAGCTTTTATACTTAATGAAGAAGGACAATTAAAACAACATGTTTTAAAGGAGAAAAAATTTAATTTAAATGTAATTGATTTTTCTTCAAAAAAATATAATCAAGATAATGAGGTAAACAACTATGTCCAAAATTTAGATGTAAATTACAATTTTGAGTTAGGAAAATTATTTAGTTGTTATCTTTTTAAATTGAAAGACTCAGAGTTCATTTTATATTTTTCAGCACACCATATTATTATAGATGGTTGGTCTTTGGAATTACTTATTTCTAAAGTTTTAAACAATTATGAAGATTTCAAACAAAAGAAAAAATCAGTTAATAAATCTTTAGAAATTCAATTTAAAGATTATTCAGAATGGTTGAATAAAAATATATTATCAGGTTTTCAAAAAGAAGAAGAATATTGGCTTCAAAAATTTAAGAATAGTTCGGCTATACTTGAATTACCAAGTTTTAAAAAGAGACCTTTAAAGAAAACATTTTCGGGAAGACAAACTCACTCTGTAATTGAAGAGCCTTTATTAAGAAGTTTAAAAGAGTTTTCTAACAATAAGAAGGTTACTTTATTTATGACTTTAATGTCAGCAATAAAGGTTTTACTTTATAAATATTCAAATCAGTCAGATATAACAGTTGGCATTCCTATTGCAGGAAGAGAACATCTTGCCTTAGAGAATCAGTTGGGACTTTTTGTAAATACACTAGCAATTCGTTCAAATTTTAATGGGCAAATGAGCTTTCTTGAAATACTTGATATAGAGAAAAAAGAATTGTTAGAAGCTTATAGTAATCAAAACTATCCTTTTGATTTATTGGTAGAAAAGTTAGATATAGAAAGAGATTTATCAAGATCACCTTTGTTTGATGTTATGGTGGTATTGCAAAATCAACAGCAACTTTCGAGTTTAAAGAGAGAGGTATCGGAATCTTCCTTGACTGTAGAAAATTACCATATCAATAGAGACGTAGCTCAATTCGATATCTCATTTATATTTTCAGAGAATGAAGAAAAATTGTCTTTAGATATTGATTATAATACAGATATTTATGAGCAAGAGTTTATTCAACGAATTCACACACATTTTAATACACTTTTAAATGAGGTTATAAATAAAGCTGAAGAAGTTGTTGATTCAATTTCTTTATTAGTTGAAGGAGAAGAAAAAGAAGAGTTACTTTCTATGAGTCAAAGCCCTGTAATAAAACAAAATTTTGACTGTAATGTTCTAGAACTATTTAAAGGCAAAGTTCAAGCGAATCCAAGTGAAATTGCAATAGAATATAAAGAAAGAAAAATAAGTTATAATGAGTTAGATGTTTTATCTAATGAATTGGCTAATTTTTTGTTAAGTAAAACAAATATCAGTGCAAACGATATTGTAATGATTTCATTAGAAAGAAATGAATGGCTTATAATATCAATTTTAGCTGTATTAAAAACAGGAGGAGCATATTGTCCTATTGACCCAGATTTTCCAGACTTAAGAAAAACCTACATAAAAGATAATACAAAGTCAAAAATAGTCTTAGATGAGGTCTTATTAAATGATTTTTTTGAATTTAAAGATAAGATTAGTTCAGCCATAAATCATAGGATTACTTCACAAGATCTAGCATATGTTATTTTTACTTCAGGATCTACTGGAAGACCTAAAGGAGTGATGGTAACCCATGCCAGTTTAACTAATTTTATAGAGTTTTATAACCTAGAGAAGTCTAGAACATCATTAACATGCAATTTTGTTTTTGATGTATCAGTAATGGAAATATTTTCAGCAATCACTTCAGGAAGTACTCTTGTTATTCCAGAGAAGCATATTGTTATGTCTCCAAGAGAGTATGCTTCTTTTCTTTATGAAAAGGAAATAAATCATTGCTATATACATCCTATGCATTTAGAGGAAATAAGTGTGAACCTATCTTTATATGATAAGTTATATTTAAAAAGAATACTTATTGGAGTAGAGGGAATTAAAAAGGAGGCAATACAATGGTATTTTGATAAAAATATTAGGATAATTAATGGTTATGGCCCTACAGAGGGAACTATTTGTTCTAGTTTTTATGAAGTGGAGGATATTGATAGTATTATCACAGCAAATTTACCAATAGGTATTCCTTTACCAAACTATCAGTTATTAGTTTTAGAAGAAAATACAAATGTGTTAGTTCCTAAAGGAGTTATTGGTGAACTGTGTATATCTGGAATAGGTTTGGCTAAAGGATATTTAAACGACTTAGAACTAACAAATAAGAAGTTTCAAAACCACCCTTTTGCAGAAGATAAAAAGATTTATAGAACAGGAGATTTAGTAAGATGGCTTCCAAGTGGTAATCTTGAATTTATAGGAAGACGAGATTATCAAGTTAAAGTTAGAGGGTATAGAATTGAATTAGGAGAGATTGAACATGCTTTGCTAAAGCATCCCAATATTAAAAAGGCAGTTGTTCTCGTAAAAGAACAGGGAGATATCAAAGATATTGTTTCTTTTATTGTAGGAGATTTTTTACCAATAAATGAGATAAGAGAGTTTTTAAATAAAAGGTTGGCAAACTATATGCTACCAACTTATTATGCTTTTATTGATGAAATTCCATTAACTACAAATGGAAAGATAGATAAAAAACTATTGTTGGGTATTGAAAATCTTCAGAAAAGCACAACCGAATATATTGCTCCAACTACTGAGTTAGAAACTAAACTAGTAAAAATTTGGGAGGATATTCTAGAAACAAAAAACATTGGAATTACTGATAATTTTTTTGAATTAGGAGGACATAGTTTAAAAAGTGTTAAGCTTATTAATAAAATAGAAAAGGAATTAAATTATCACATTAAAATAAAGGAAATATTTGCTTTTCCAACTATTAAAGAATTAGTTACCAGATTAAGAGAGAAGACTTATGAACCAATCGAGAAGGTATCATCAGATTCTTTGGTAAAAGTTACTCCAGCACAAAAAAGACTTTGGGTTTTAAGTCAGTTTGATAAAGGGGCGGAAGCATATAATATTCCAGGGGTTTTAAAGTTAGAAGGTCCTTTGAATGTTGATTTTTTGAAAAGATCAATTTATAAAGTAATTGAAAGGCACGAGAGTTTAAGAACTTATTTTGTTAATTATGATGATGATATTTATCAAAATGTTATGCCTTATGATGAAATTAAATTTGAGATAGATTATTTATGTTTTCAAGATAATAAAAGCATAAATACCCTAATAGAAAAGGTGAGTTCTAATAGGTTTGAGCTCTCAAAAGCTCCGTTGTTAAAATTGTGTCTAGCCTCAGTTTCAGAAGAAGAACATTATTTAATATTCAACCTTCATCATATTATAGGAGATGGTTGGTCTATGGAGGTTTTTATAAAGGAAATAACTAAGTTTTATAATGAAGATCAGAATGAATTACATTCTTTAAATATTCAATACAGAGATTATGTTTATTGGTTAAACCAACAAATTTTAAATAATAAACTTGATAATTTAAAAGAATATTGGTTAGGTAAATTTGCAGGAAGTATTCCAATATTAGACTTGCCTACTTATCAAAAAAGACCCGTAATTAAAACTTATAATGGGGCAAGAATTCATTATGATTTTTCTGAGAAAGTTTCCAATGAATTAGAGTTCTATATAGCTAAGAAAGAAGTAACATTGTTTATGTTACTAATGGCTGGATTGAATGGTATATTATATAGGTATACAGGGCAAACAGATATAGTTTTAGGAACTCCAGTTGCCGGTAGAGAGCATCCTGACTTAGAGGATCAAATAGGTTTATATCTAAACACTTTAGCTATTAGAACAAGTTTTGATAAGAATCAGACCTTTGAAGATTTATTAAAAATTCAAAAGGACACTTTAATAGAGGCATACGAGCATCAGTTCTACCCGTTTGATACATTAATAGATGAATTAAAACTAAAAAGAGACCCAGCAAGATCAGCTTTGTTCGATGTTATGGTAGTTTTACAAGATGAGTTAAGTTCTATTGGTGGTTATGATAGTTTAAGAGGAGGAGTAAAAGTATCCTCAGTAGTAAAAGACTATAGAGATACGAGTCAATTTGACATTACATTTTCTTTTATTAATTCAATTAAGGGATTATCTGTTGTAATTGAATACAATACTGACTTGTATACTGAGAATTTTATTAAGAAGTTAGGCGAACATTTAGATACCTTTTTAAGATATATTATCAATAACTCAAATACTAAACTTAACGAAGTAAATTATTTATCCGAAAAAGAAGAATATGAACTAATTTCTGAGTTTAATAACACGAAATCTGATTATCAGGACAATAAAAATATCGTTTTATTATTTGAAGAACAGGTTACAAACTCTCCCAATAATACGGCTTTAATATTCGAAGATAAATCCCTTACTTATTTAGAGTTGGATGAGTTATCCACTCAATTATCAAATTATATCTTACAGAATTATGAGATTGAAAGAGAAGATTTTATAGGGGTTAAGCTAGAAAGAAGTGAATGGTCTATTATATCAATATTAGCAGTCTTAAAATTAGGAGGAGCTTACGTACCAATAGATGTTAACTATCCTCAGGAAAGAATTGAATATATAGAGAAGGATACTAATTGTAAACTAACAATTAACGAAGAAACAATATCAAGTTTTTTAGTTTCAGACAAGGTTTCCAAAAAAATATATAGAGATATTTCTTCGTCAAATTTGGCTTATGTTATGTATACTTCAGGCTCAACAGGTAAGCCAAAGGGAGTTATGATCCCTCATAAAAGTATTATGCGTTTAGTAAAAGAATCTAATTATTATTGTTTTACTGAAAGTGATGTATTACTTTCAACAGGGGCCTTTTCGTTTGATGCAACAACTTTTGAGTACTGGGGGCCATTATTAAATGGCGGAAAACTAATTCTCAGTTCAAGAGAAAAATTATTAGATTCAAATACATTACAAACTTTAATACTTCATAATAAGGTTAATGTTATGTGGTTTACATCTGGTTGGTTTAATCAATTAGTGGATGATCATATTGATGTGTTTAAAGGACTTTCAACTGTTCTTGTGGGAGGGGAAAAATTATCTTTTGAGCATATTAAAAAAGTACGTTCAAAGTATAGTAGTTTAAAAATTATCAATGGGTATGGACCAACAGAGAACACAACTTTTTCATTAACTTATGATATAACTGATGTAAAAGAGAATATTCCCATTGGTTATCCAATTAGTAATAGTACCGCATATATATTAGATGCATCAGGTAATTTATTACCAAAAGGCTGTGTAGGAGAAATATATTTAGGAGGAGATGGACTTGCAAATGGTTATTTAAATTTTGACAGTTTGACAAAAGAAAAATTTGTAACAAGCCCATTCAATCCTAAAACTAAATTATATAAAACTGGAGACTTAGGAAAAAGACTACCTGATGGAAGTATCTGTTTTGAAGGTAGAATTGATAGTCAAGTTAAGGTAAGGGGGCATAGAATTGAGTTAGGAG
The nucleotide sequence above comes from Tenacibaculum singaporense. Encoded proteins:
- a CDS encoding 4'-phosphopantetheinyl transferase family protein; translated protein: MLLLYSEIQEAKQEFLLDIYLGIFPNSYKERLLRYQRWQDIQLSLLGRLLVKEGLSYFGKKVDFSELMFNEYDKPYFQNNSIQFNISHSGELVAAIFTNEQVDIGIDIEKSHDIKVAEFKSQMTPYEEQKIFNSEYPQQEFFKYWTQKEAVLKAMGKGLSIPLKSFEVKNNITHIDDRAFFVSKIDLEKEYICHISKSEEFNNKEIIVRKISIEEFLNMKNIITP
- a CDS encoding non-ribosomal peptide synthetase, with the protein product MDTIKQQIIQDYWSRKIEEIGVINDLNFKADSKIEETINLERIPYFFKVSNANKLVEYTILQSLFNALLNRYFEVQGLISTTNLRDGDLLFISPKENNTKIFKEYLHEVKKEIQEVNKYSNHQKDNFFEGLIKKSLYSFSYNNWNKASYLERIPFNLYVEKTDQGLLLRIFFDKNFVDENKVYRFLKSFKNWLINLESYIDKEIRSISLVSNEDRYKILNDFNNTSLEYNENINLVSLFENQVRKNPEKIAIKFKNKEISYQSLNNEANRFARFLLQKKGIQQGDLVGIKLERNENLLITILGVLKAGGTYVPIDINYPKSRIEYIQTDSKSKLLIDSIVLNQFEKCEEELSSENLNFELDCRSLAYIIYTSGTTGNPKGVMIAHFNAVALIKWAELEFDSSKFSIVFAATSHCFDLSIFEMFYTLSIGKKIRLLNNALDIKEYLNEPEQILINTVPSVMRSLIKEEADLGNVRVINLAGEKFPVDIAEELLQFNHIEIRNLYGPSEDTTYSTVYKLFKSTYKTIPIGKPIANTEAYVLDDNLEIVPIGVNGKLYLSGYGLSNGYLYREDLTNEKFVDNPFKIGSLMYDTGDLVRWREDGVLEFVGRKDNQVKVNGYRIELEEIENVFVKYSNKITQVVVDINQINSGSTLTGYYVGEDLFEEAKLKRYFEARLPSYMIPSNFMKLEKIPLNSNGKIDKKALSNLLIEYRKERKYIAPKTTIELKIVEIWQDVIGVEKIGINDRFFDLGGHSLMISQIINKIHKELNLTISFKLFYENPTIQGLISNSKHQNFLTIERASKKKYYDVTASQLRIWMLSQLNNAEKAYNVAAAVKLSGQLNIQELSNAFQQLIDNYEILRTAFILNEEGQLKQHVLKEKKFNLNVIDFSSKKYNQDNEVNNYVQNLDVNYNFELGKLFSCYLFKLKDSEFILYFSAHHIIIDGWSLELLISKVLNNYEDFKQKKKSVNKSLEIQFKDYSEWLNKNILSGFQKEEEYWLQKFKNSSAILELPSFKKRPLKKTFSGRQTHSVIEEPLLRSLKEFSNNKKVTLFMTLMSAIKVLLYKYSNQSDITVGIPIAGREHLALENQLGLFVNTLAIRSNFNGQMSFLEILDIEKKELLEAYSNQNYPFDLLVEKLDIERDLSRSPLFDVMVVLQNQQQLSSLKREVSESSLTVENYHINRDVAQFDISFIFSENEEKLSLDIDYNTDIYEQEFIQRIHTHFNTLLNEVINKAEEVVDSISLLVEGEEKEELLSMSQSPVIKQNFDCNVLELFKGKVQANPSEIAIEYKERKISYNELDVLSNELANFLLSKTNISANDIVMISLERNEWLIISILAVLKTGGAYCPIDPDFPDLRKTYIKDNTKSKIVLDEVLLNDFFEFKDKISSAINHRITSQDLAYVIFTSGSTGRPKGVMVTHASLTNFIEFYNLEKSRTSLTCNFVFDVSVMEIFSAITSGSTLVIPEKHIVMSPREYASFLYEKEINHCYIHPMHLEEISVNLSLYDKLYLKRILIGVEGIKKEAIQWYFDKNIRIINGYGPTEGTICSSFYEVEDIDSIITANLPIGIPLPNYQLLVLEENTNVLVPKGVIGELCISGIGLAKGYLNDLELTNKKFQNHPFAEDKKIYRTGDLVRWLPSGNLEFIGRRDYQVKVRGYRIELGEIEHALLKHPNIKKAVVLVKEQGDIKDIVSFIVGDFLPINEIREFLNKRLANYMLPTYYAFIDEIPLTTNGKIDKKLLLGIENLQKSTTEYIAPTTELETKLVKIWEDILETKNIGITDNFFELGGHSLKSVKLINKIEKELNYHIKIKEIFAFPTIKELVTRLREKTYEPIEKVSSDSLVKVTPAQKRLWVLSQFDKGAEAYNIPGVLKLEGPLNVDFLKRSIYKVIERHESLRTYFVNYDDDIYQNVMPYDEIKFEIDYLCFQDNKSINTLIEKVSSNRFELSKAPLLKLCLASVSEEEHYLIFNLHHIIGDGWSMEVFIKEITKFYNEDQNELHSLNIQYRDYVYWLNQQILNNKLDNLKEYWLGKFAGSIPILDLPTYQKRPVIKTYNGARIHYDFSEKVSNELEFYIAKKEVTLFMLLMAGLNGILYRYTGQTDIVLGTPVAGREHPDLEDQIGLYLNTLAIRTSFDKNQTFEDLLKIQKDTLIEAYEHQFYPFDTLIDELKLKRDPARSALFDVMVVLQDELSSIGGYDSLRGGVKVSSVVKDYRDTSQFDITFSFINSIKGLSVVIEYNTDLYTENFIKKLGEHLDTFLRYIINNSNTKLNEVNYLSEKEEYELISEFNNTKSDYQDNKNIVLLFEEQVTNSPNNTALIFEDKSLTYLELDELSTQLSNYILQNYEIEREDFIGVKLERSEWSIISILAVLKLGGAYVPIDVNYPQERIEYIEKDTNCKLTINEETISSFLVSDKVSKKIYRDISSSNLAYVMYTSGSTGKPKGVMIPHKSIMRLVKESNYYCFTESDVLLSTGAFSFDATTFEYWGPLLNGGKLILSSREKLLDSNTLQTLILHNKVNVMWFTSGWFNQLVDDHIDVFKGLSTVLVGGEKLSFEHIKKVRSKYSSLKIINGYGPTENTTFSLTYDITDVKENIPIGYPISNSTAYILDASGNLLPKGCVGEIYLGGDGLANGYLNFDSLTKEKFVTSPFNPKTKLYKTGDLGKRLPDGSICFEGRIDSQVKVRGHRIELGEIENVLSSFPYITNAVVMLNDFKNQKVIVAYLTTPNKIEVSKIRRDLKEILPDYMIPNYFIFINEIPLTPNGKVDKKVLPPIDEEFECNGVNESPKNETERKVQNIWESVLGVANISVNNNFFELGGHSLNAAKLINEYKRVFKVKLSMKLIFTHTSIREQAELILNTPKLVETKIPKAINAKLYPVTSNQKNIWIASQYKEGSKAYHMSFNFEVTMDAEKLEKSIEEVIKRYEILRTVFVESEEGEIYQRVLTFEELSFGINHEDYRYSSDILSCVNDYVSKENEILFSLESGPLMRVSMLKVSDSNYILYVNIHHIICDAWSIEILINEILNEYKAGEDNSILKRKELPIQFKDYSSWKLKQEINYEEELKDFWTNQFQGELPKIKLSISNDRPRIKTYNGGIYSGVLDTRNSEKVLNFITNKGVSLYMHALGVLQILLYKYSLQNDIIIGSPTAGRGHLDLKDQIGCFINTMAIRLRFDENEFYRTSLERIKNSVLKAQKYQDYPFYKLLNDIQYENDPSRSSLFDIMLVMVQSDITEKKFPLENSVLGQVTNQKVRSKVDLTFFIKESKGGIETQIVYNSDLYTNSVIKKLYAEFETLLITISEKDNQTIGSYVDEIRGSSEKKEQNEFSELLNEALEEDF
- a CDS encoding UpxY family transcription antiterminator, encoding MMKFDCGWYVLYVKSCWEKKVHESLKEISLESFLPQVKTVKQWSDRKKVTMKPLFPSYVFVYINSSLGFHKALSVNGAFSYIRFGKEYARVQEKEINQIKLLTGDESIEGIEITSHRPKVGEIKKITYGPLKGLSCEIIKAYNHKKIIVRIDSLQQNIMATIPLCVLEE